Proteins encoded within one genomic window of Calonectris borealis chromosome 1, bCalBor7.hap1.2, whole genome shotgun sequence:
- the GPR180 gene encoding integral membrane protein GPR180 has product MRWRLLWLLCAAGWWGAGGKTLRGGFASAAARLEPWRPVARFQFHGDHAVLCVRIKNIAVAVTKSARLHLFQAQEWRKLQNSIQDHSCTEKFSKAQLTMTVNHTEQNLTVSQIPYPETWYVFYVDKFTCEENYSESEDIQFEMVLLNPDAEGNPLDHFSAGESGLHEFFFLLVLAYFITACIYAQSLWQTIKKRGPMHTVLKVLTIALLLQAGSAFANYLHFSSYSKDGIGTPFMGSLAELCDIVSQIQMLYLLLSLCMGWTIGRMKKSHGRPLQWDSTPTSTGIAVVVVVTQSFLLIWEQFEDTNHHSYHSHRGLASGLLIGLRVCLALSLAAGLYQIITVERSTLKREFYITFAKACILWFLCHPCLATISVIFREYQREKIITIGVILCQCISMVILYRLFLSHSLYWEVSSLSSVTLPLTVSSGHKNRHHF; this is encoded by the exons ATGAGGTGGCGGCTGCTGTGGCTCCTGTGCGCCGCCGGCTGGTGGGGCGCCGGGGGCAAGACGCTGCGGGGCGGCTTCGCCAGCGCCGCCGCTCGGCTGGAGCCGTGGCGGCCCGTGGCGCGGTTCCAGTTCCACG gTGACCATGCTGTTCTGTGTGTCAGAATCAAGAACATAGCAGTAGCTGTGACAAAATCAGCTAGACTTCACCTGTTTCAAGCACAGGAATGGCGGAAGCTGCAGAACAGTATCCAAGATCACAGCTGTACAGAGAAGTTCTCTAAAGCTCAGCTGACAA tgaCTGTGAACCACACAGAGCAAAATCTGACAGTGTCCCAGATTCCTTACCCGGAAACATGGTATGTGTTTTATGTAGACAAGTTTACCTGCGAGGAGAATTATTCTGAATCCGAGGATATTCAGTTTGAAATGGTCTTACTAAACCCAGATGCAGAAGGGAATCCATTAGATCACTTTAGCGCAGGGGAatctg GATTACATGAATTCTTTTTCCTGCTTGTCCTAGCATACTTCATAACTGCTTGCATATATGCACAGTCGCTATGGCAAACAATTAAGAAGCGTGGACCTATGCATACTGTATTAAAGGTGTTGACAATTGCGTTACTGTTGCAGGCTGGTTCAGCTTTTGCCAACTACCTGCATTTCTCAAG tTACTCTAAAGATGGAATAGGAACACCTTTTATGGGAAGTCTGGCAGAAT TGTGTGACATAGTCTCACAGATACAAATGCTGTATTTATTGTTGAGTCTGTGTATGGGTTGGACGATAGGCAGAATGAAGAAATCTCATGGCAGACCTCTTCAGTGGGATTCCACTCCAACATCTACTGGCATTGCTGTAGTAGTTGTTGTTACACAG AGCTTTTTATTAATTTGGGAGCAGTTTGAAGATACGAATCACCACAGCTACCATTCACACCGTGGCTTAGCAAGCGGACTGCTTATTGGCCTCAGAGTTTGCCTAGCTTTGTCACTGGCTGCTGGTCTTTACCAGATCATCACAGTGGAGAGAAGCACGCTGAAAAGGGAGTTCTATATCACCTTTGCCAAA GCCTGCATTCTCTGGTTTTTGTGCCACCCATGTCTTGCAACCATTTCTGTAATATTCAGAGAATATCAAAGAGAAAAG ATTATTACCATAGGTGTTATCCTCTGTCAGTGCATCTCCATGGTTATCCTCTACAGACTTTTTCTATCTCATAGTCTATACTGGGAAGTATCCTCACTGTCATCAGTGACATTGCCACTAACAGTATCCTCTGGACATAAAAATCGACATCACTTCTGA